The sequence CACGCCATGACATACCTATTGTCAACAATCGGAATTCCTCATGAGAGTGATTCGGGTCTGGGAAAGTTGCCGACAAAGGATCGCCAAACACAGTTGTCGCTTCATGAAAGTCAACCCCGTGCTTTTTAATGTTACTTTCCGCTTTTGGAGGATCCCATTCGAAAATCATGGGGTATAACTATTTTTTACAACTTGATCCCGCGTTTGCGGTAAAATTCAATTCCGTGCTGCCTCAGCGTTTCCCAGTCCATCACCTTTTCCGAGCCGCGCTTGACGTCGGTGATGATCGCCATCCGGTCGGTGCAGGACAGGCAGGGGTCGATGGCCGCCATCACGATCGGAATGTCGGCCACATAGCCGCCCCTCAGCATGTACAGGGTGGAAGGCCAGTTGGCCAGGGTTGGGGCCCGCACCTTGACCCGGTCCGGCTTGTCGGTGCCGTTGGAACGGACATAGTGGACATCCTCGCCCCGCTGGGCCTCCACCCGGCTGACCACTTCGCCCTCCGGCACCTTGCGGGGAGCCTTGAC comes from bacterium and encodes:
- a CDS encoding BrnT family toxin codes for the protein MIFEWDPPKAESNIKKHGVDFHEATTVFGDPLSATFPDPNHSHEEFRLLTIGMSWR